From the genome of Candidatus Defluviilinea proxima:
TCCGTAAAGATACTTGACGTCACCCGTCTGCTCTAACAATCCTGTATTCTAAAATTACAGTTTTTCTTCAATAATGGGGGTTACGAATTTTTCGAGCATCTTGCTGTTGATCCCGCCAACCCATTGCAAGCGGATCGTTCCATTACGGTCAATGACAAATGAACTGGGCAGATTCAATGTTTTGAATACCTGTTCTGTTGCTGTGTAATTGAGGTCAATCCAAACGGGGAAGGTGAGACGGTAATCTTTCACGAATTGAATGACTTCTGGAGCGGGGTCGCCATCGTTGATGGCAATGATGATGAAACCATCCTCTTTATGTTTGTTGTAATAGGCATCGAGTGTAGGCATTTCGTCTTTGCAGGGTGGGCACCATGTGGCCCACAAGTTGACGAGCACGACCTGTCCTTTGTAATCGGCGAGGGAGTGAGTAATGCCTTGGGTGTCGGTCAGAGTCAGTTCGGGGGAAGCATAGTTCACTTGTGCTGGAACAGCTGAAAGGTCAGATTGAGCCGAAGGGTTTTGTAAAATAAAATATCCGGAAGCGGCGATCAGGATAAGTCCCAATCCCAATAAGATTAGTGGTGTGGTTCGTTGCATGTGATGTGTTTCCTGTCCATTTGATGCACAATATTGAGAAAAGTATACCTCTGCCGGTGATGGTCATGTTAAATAAGGATAAACGTCATTGAAAAGATGATGTTTGCCACTAGGACGAACCATCCCTTAAAAGTTAAGATGTTTCAATGGTTGTAGATTTAGAGTTAAATCCTTTGTTTCGTGGTATTGATAGTAAGCACCTTGGTCTCCTTCGACCGTTGTTCGAACGTGTCGCGTTCCGTGCGGGCACGACGGTGATCGAGCAAGGCGCAGTAGCTGATTTTATTTATTTGATCGAGAATGGTGTAGTGGCGATTACCTACAAGCCGTATGATGGTGAGCCTATCACGATCACACACGTAGAAGTAGGCGGCTTGTTTGGGTGGTCT
Proteins encoded in this window:
- a CDS encoding TlpA family protein disulfide reductase yields the protein MQRTTPLILLGLGLILIAASGYFILQNPSAQSDLSAVPAQVNYASPELTLTDTQGITHSLADYKGQVVLVNLWATWCPPCKDEMPTLDAYYNKHKEDGFIIIAINDGDPAPEVIQFVKDYRLTFPVWIDLNYTATEQVFKTLNLPSSFVIDRNGTIRLQWVGGINSKMLEKFVTPIIEEKL
- a CDS encoding cyclic nucleotide-binding domain-containing protein, whose protein sequence is MVVDLELNPLFRGIDSKHLGLLRPLFERVAFRAGTTVIEQGAVADFIYLIENGVVAITYKPYDGEPITITHVEVGGLFGWSALVGSHNYTSSGVAVESLETIRMRGSDLRTLCAEHPEAGKAILDRLASAVSSRWKDAHEQVKSILESGIKS